The Bacillus mesophilus genome segment GAAGCTAGTCTCTTTGAATTAAACTCCTTTATCCCTTTATCTGTATAACAATAAACTACTACTTCATCTGAATTATCTTCTTTAAAAATTTTAGACCGACTATTCTCGCCAGTAATTGCAAGCTCTATAGTTTCTAATAAAGATGTTTTGCCGGTACCATTAGCACCATGAAGTAGATTTACTAATCCCGTTTCTATAGTTTTATTACTAGTAAAACAAGGTCTGCTAAGTTGTCCAATATCTACTTCGACTATCTTCTCAATTAAAGGTGTATCTTCATCAATTTGACTAATAGGTATTTCACTTAAACCTTTATCATTAAAATCATTTGTTTCTAAAAATAAATCTATATTCTTTTCCTGATAGTTTTGGGTAAGACATCCGGATAGGAAATGTTTGTTTAGTTCTTTAATCCAGACACTTTCAGGACTTATATCTTTCTGAATATTGACTATATCACTCTTTGGATCTATATATATTTTACCTTCGAGGAAATCCTTAAAATCCTCTTCGCTATATACAAACTTTCTAGCAAAATTGGTATCTTTTTCAATTTCCCTTAAAGGGATATTTTTAATTAAACTTTCATTTTTAATTAGGAGAATTAAATAAATATTCCACCTTATATCATTTTTATAACTAAAATATACATCAGATATTAACTTCCTTTGGAAATCCTTAAATTTATCTAAATTATTTTTCTCAAATAGTGTTTCTGTTGCACTCTCTGTTAATTCAATCAGAAAATATTCAGAGATACTCTGAAATTCTATTTCTACATTCCTTCTAAACTGTATGAACTTAATAAAATCATTTTCATAGTTAATAAATTCATCTTTCAAAATAGAATATCCATATCTTTCAATTAAGGCATTTATATCCAAAACATCGCCTCCCTTATTTAATTTTTGTTATATCTTCAAATTTCTTAGTATATGACGGATTGTTAATACCAGTTTCATTTAGGTGTTCATCAAAATATATATATCCCTGCTCACCTAAAGGCTCATAATAAACGACTATCTGATCTCTAAATTTTTTGCTTAATTTGTCTGATAAACTAGAAACAATTTGTTTAATCTTACTCTTTTTAGTTTCTTTTGTTATTACAACTAAACACTCTGGATATTTTATATCATCTTCAGTATTCTTAATTGGTTTCAGATTATAAATCAGTTTCCCGTAATCAGGAAAATCCTCATCAACAGTAAAAGTATGATTCTCCTTTAAGTAAGAAAGGGAATTTGGGATGTTTCCACTTTTTAAATTTCTCACTAGTTTTAAAAACATATGCAACTTTTCATATCTTTCATCATCTGATTCTTCATCAGAACCTACTATCATTCTAGAAACTAATTCTTCATCACTAGTTTTTATTTCACCTTCTTCAAAATGACCAAAACATAAACCAAAAAAGAAATCACTCTTATCAGGGCTACTTCTTAAAAAGTTAATTGGAAATGAATATTCATCTTCTAAATTCTTTAATTCTTCTATTAAGTCATCATTTCTAAAAGGTCCCTTATAATCTTCCCACAAGTTAGTATATTCCAAGCCTTTTATTAAAATAGGTTCATATCCGTGTGTTGCAGGACCTCTTGCTGTGCCTGTATCACTCTTATTAATTGAATAATACTTTATATTCTCTTTTCTATCCGAATACCAATATTCGTTAATTCCGTCATAGGCAAAATATAAACCTTTTTTAAGGTTTTCAAGCCTTAATTTCCTAAAATCCCCTTCTAAATTTTTATTATGTTTCTTATAAAAAGCTGTCCAAGGTTTTGCGAATAATATTGGAGAATTTTTTATTTTAGTATCACTAGCCCAATTTAGAGTAATAATTCTATTTTCATTTCTTCTGTCATCTAAAATCTCTCTTCTAAATGATGTAAAGTAATTATTCCTTGGATTTCCATTTAATTGAGGATGAAATATTGTTAGATTACCAGATACTTTATCAAGAATATGTTCTGCTTTTATATGCATAACATCAGCACATATAATTGATAAAAATTTATTAGAAGAGTTCTCATCGTCAAAAACAAAAATCTTTTTACCAATACAAAGATGACTTGCCTCTAAATCCTTCCACTTATCAAACATATTACCGGTTTTAATTTGAGGCAAAATATAAAGAGTCTCATTCTTAATAAAAAGATATAATAGTGGACTTACAAAGTCCTTTTCCTCACTTAGCTCTAAAACAGAATCCCATATTACTTTAATCTTTTCATTGCTTTCCCATTTACTAAGGTAATTTTTAAAAACATCAATATTCTCTCCTTGTGTTCCCAAACAAAAAAGTGACCCATTTCTTGGCCAAAATCCTTTTTCTATTATTATTCTATTTATAACTTCATATGGAAAAGAATATTCGGGAGTAAGGACAAGATCGGGATTCTTTTCTTTTACTACTTCCAAAAATCCAATTGCCTTATTAATAAACTCTTCACTTGTCAATTTAACACCATAATAGATATCCACTTCTAGCTCGCCTTGACATTGCCACTGTAATATATTCACTGAACTTGATGATCCTTTGGTGATATTTAAATTTAAGTCTCCTACTAAACTCGAAACACTAATAAATTCAACCATTAAATTTTGCACTCCATAATTTTTTTTATATACACTTACATTCTACCAAAAATTACTAAAGTATATATTAGTAATAGTAATTTTTACCCTTTAACACTCAGAAACTAATTTGTAAATATTTACAATATAAAGCTTTTACATAATACTAGAGTAAAAGAACTTTCTGAGGTGAAGAAAAATGCGAGAAGCTCTTCATGTAATTGATAATGAGGTATATAGATTACCTTATTTAGCTGGTAAGGACGAAGTAGAAAATTATAAAAAGCTAGCTAAGAAAGAAATATATAAATGCCCTTATTGTGAGGCAAAACTAATAGTTAAAAACGGTGATCAAAGGGGATTATATTTCTCCCACCAACATTCAGAAGCTTGTATGGAGTCTAGAGTAATAGAGAAAGCTGAGAAAAGGTATTCAAAACAAACAGAAAGAGAAACCAAACGTCATAGTGTAATAGTTGATATTATTCATGATGAACTAAAGGTTAAGTCTAAGATTAATAAAGGTTTGTATGTGAATAATGGATATAGAGAAAAAAGTGATTGGAAGGAGTATCCTGATATCTATGTTAAAAGCTTAGAAAAGGAGTATGCCATTTCTGTCATTACAAATGTAAATGCTCTAGATGATACAAGTTTAGCTCAGAAGGTAAAGGCCAGGCATAACTATTTTATTGATAAGGGATTAGAACCTATATGGTTTGTTGAAAGAAATGAACAAGCTATAGAAAGAGAGAAAAATAGTATTATATTATGGCATGCTGAACTAACTATCTCGTCAAAAACACAAGAGGACATCGAATGGGAATCACTTATAGCTGCAGAAGTTAAAAATAATGGAATGTTCTTTAATCTTTTTAATTACCCCGGCTTCATTACCCATAGCAATATAGATGTTAACAGTTTGTATTATATTTTTGATAACGGCGGGAATGTAGTAGTAAAAGTCCAACGGGTTATTAAAGACAGAACTGATAAACCTTATAGAGCATTTTTAATAAATGAAGGGTACGAGATACCCTTTTCAGAAGCACTTGTTATAGAAGATGGATTTAAGTTAAGTAATAAAACTATTGAGAATGATAATAGAATTAATTTCTTAGAAATATTGCAAACCAAAAGAAAATTACATGAGGAATATTTAAGAAACGAAGAAGAAAAAGAGAAGCGTAAATTTGAGGAAGCCGAAAGAGAGCGTAAACAAAAGAAAGAACTTCAGGAAATAAGATTAAAAGAATTGATCAATCAAAGAAAGAAAGAAAAAGTATCAACCGTTTTATCGTACAATGATTTAAAGAGTCTTTTAAAAAAGAAAATTGGCTTAACACAAAAAGAGCAAATGGAGCTATGGACAAAATATATGTTAGGTAAAATTGGACCTAGTAATTCAAAAGTAGTTTGGGAAATTGTAACGACTAATAATTGTGAAAACTTCAATGATTTAAAAGCTGTGCTGGATAACATCTACTTTAAGTAGATCTTTCCTAACCTCTAATAATAAAAAGAATCGGAATTCACCGATTCTTTTTTCAGCTGATAATCTAAATATAATTGTTGTTGCTCCAAGTTCAATATGTACTGAAAACATATTTAGTAATTGATGCTGAGTTAGAATTAAATAAGAATAGTGCACATTCTTTAGCTAAATATATGTAATCTAAATTTGTAAGATTTCTGCACAGTTTGGCTAAACATAGTCGGCATGGTACTAGAAATACGTATAGATTTGTTCCTGTAAAAGATTTCTCTAATAACTCTGATATTGATTGGTCAGCTCCAGTTCAAGAATTGGATAAGCAGCTGTATGAAAAATATGGGCTATCAGTTGAAGAAATCAACCATATAGAGAGAAAAATTAAAGCAATGTAAGTTTCGAAGGTAAAAGCACGTCAATTTGACGTGCTTTTATTCTTCTATGACTTTACAATTCTATTAAGCTCTTCCAAATCAAAATGATAAATTACTTCCTTTATGCGTCGATCTTTTGGTTTTTCCTCTTCAGTTACATGAACTTCTTTAATGACAGAATGAAAAAATAACTTCTTTTCATCATCAGAGAGTGTATGGTAAAAGTCTTCAAAGTTTTTAATTGAAAATTCAATGATATCCATAATCGAGTCATTTTGTTTCAGCTCTATTTGCATAGTAATGTCGGCATGAATTGTTTTTATTTTAATTATTTCATTTTGCTTCCTTACTAATTGGGTTCTTATCATTTCTCTATCTAAGTTAAGTAATGGATCACTTGAGTGTTCCATAATTTTTAACATCTCTCTTTCTAACTTTTCAATCTGTTTTTTTAGATTACTAGCTTCATTCTCCAATGGATTTAGCTCATAATTTAAAATTGACTTAATTACAGAATAAACAACTGATGCAGAAACTTTATTCTTAAGTCGATGTAAAAAGTCCTGGAGTACATATTCCTCTGCGTACTCCTTCTTTACAAGATTGGATTTACATACACTACTACCACTACACTTATTTTTATTGCATTGATAATACTTGTTTTGGGGGTTACTGTTTCCTTGCACCATAATCCCTTTGCATTGAGGACATCTAAGTAAGCCAGAAAGAGGGTACGACCCCGGATTTTTTTTCTGCGGTATAAAACTCCTTGCTTGCATAACAAATTTCACTTGATCCCACAGAGTTTGTTCAATAATTCGTGTATGTTGGCCTTTTGTATATTTACCCCGCCATTTAATATTTCCAATATAAATTTGATTCTGTAGGATTGTTTTAATCGCAGTAGTCGTCCATTCTTTTTTATGCTTGGTCTTAACACCTTGGATGTTCAGATTGCCTGCAATCTTTTTATATCCCCAATTTTCTGATACATACTTATCAAAAATATATTTAACAATCTTTGCTTCATCAGGAAGTATTGAAAGCTTCTTATTAATAACTTCATATCCATAAATCTTTCCGCCAAGAAAATCCCCATCTTCAGCTTTTTTTTCCATTCCAGAGTTAGTTCGAAAAGAAATAAATTCCCTCTCCAGTTCAGCAACTAATGACAATACATGAACAAGTATTTTAGCTGTAGGATCTTCAGTATTAATGCTGTCTGCTATGCAAATAATGTGTTTATCAATTGCATTTAGTTGTTTCATAAAATACAACGTATCTAAGGGATCACGAGAGAGCCTATCTTGCTTATAGACAATAATATAGTCTATATCCTCTTCTTCTTTTACTACTCTGTTATACATCTCAATAAAACCGTCGCGCCCTTTGAATGAACTACCTGATTTTAAGTCATCTACGTAAACATCAACCAGTTCTATATCATTCATTTCACAATATTTAATTATTTCATCTTCTTGTTTTTCCAATGACGTGTTACCAAAGTCCTTTTCTGATCTTGGACTTCTTCTTTTGTAACCAAAAGCTCTTTTTTTCTTCATTATATTGATTCCTCACTTCTACTTCTAAGATTAATTTCTAATTGGTGCGAATGTTGATTATTAATCCGAAAAGTAGTGTAAAAAATCCGCCCTTTTAATGAATTACCTGATTTTAAGTCGTTAACGTAAACAACAACCAGTTCTATACCATTCATTTCACAATACTTAATTATCTCATCCTCTTGTTTTTCCAAAGAAGTGTTTCCAAAGTCCTTTTCTGATTTTGGAATTCTTCTTCTGTAACCAACAGCTCTCTTTTTCTTCATTAATTGGATTCCTCACTTTTACTTCTAAGATTAATTTCTAGCTGGTGCGAATGTTTAATTATTAAATCCGAAAAGTAGTGTAAAAAATCAGAGGCTTTGATCTTTTCTATGTCGCCTTTTCCTACCAAAGTTGCTTTATAATACTGATTGTAATCAACTTGCATGTTTTTCTTCATTATTAACACCTCTATCAGTAATTTGTTATGTTCTTGGTTGTTGATATAGATTTCAAATCGTTTTAACAGTAATGAATGATCACGCTTTAGCAAAATAAAAAAGCACCACTAACAACCGTTGAAGAAAAGGAGTTCCTTCAACTGGTTTGATAGCAGTGCTTCTGCTTGTTCATATAATATTTTTTTCTAAAAACCTTATGCTAGGAAGTATGACAAGTTGCCTGTTTTCATTGTGATTCGTTTGTTAGTAGTCTCTAGATAGATCTTAATTCTGTATACTTCAGCTCCATCAAGAACAATTACCTTCGCATTATGCTTTTCGATTAGTGAACCAAAAGACATAATTTGATTTACATCACGACTAATTCTAATAAGAGAGTCAACCATAACAACTTTAACTAGTCCGACTTCTATTAATTGAATTAACCTTCGTAAACGCACGTTCATCAAATGGAGTAGCTCCCGATGATTGGGCATATTCTTTGATGCTTATTGACATTAAATTTTGCTCAGCATACACTTCACATTTTGATCTTTGTGAATCTAAGGATTCTTCGGATTTATTTGCTGAGCGAATATATGAGACACTTTTGATTTTACCATTCATTGTATTTTTATCCCCTTCAAAAATATTCTGTGTGTATATATTAGGATTATCTTTCTTTAGAACCTTTAACAAGACTATCAGCTGCAGCTTATCGGAATTTTAACTTTTAGAATAAAAGTTCATCTACTACACTACCTAATTTTATGTGAATCTAGCCTTAACAAAACTAAGAATTATTTCAAACCAACTCTAACGGTAATGTTATGGATTTTATAATCCTTCTATTAGATCAAGTCTCTTCATATACTTGTCTTCTTCATCTAGAACAGATTCGATAATCGTTTTAGGTATGTTTGTTCTATTATTGATAAAATCTATTAATTCATCCATATAAACAACATTAGTCTCTCCTAGTTCATCCGAAGAACTAGACTCATCCTCTACTAATCCTAATGCGGAATAGTAATCGAATTCACTATCAAATATCTGATTTATAATATCGATTGATATCCCTAGTTCCCTAGAGACATACTTAGTTAAGTACTCCATATCAATTACTTTCTCTTCCATAAAAAGAACCTCTCTTTAATTATAGTAAGTTTAAAAGGTGTTATCATTATTCGTATTTTTGTTAGAAAAATTATATAAAGCGGTAACGATATTACAAAAAAGATTTGTCCCTTTGATGCTCTTTCCTAATATAACGTTGCATCCACCTTTATCTATTCAACATACGAATAAACTTTTAAAGGTTAGCTTTAGCTTAGGCATCTTTTGTTGAACATTGACCAAACTTCTCTTTTTATTTTTTAGTTTCAGTAAGTGTTCCTGAATTCGACTATGAACATTGAAACGTTTTGATAAAACATTATACATTTACGTTCCTCCCTATTCCTTATGATAAATGGGTCTTTTTCTAATGGCGAACATAAGCGAAAATAAATTTTAAAATATTTTTCAATTACGTTTAAACTTTCGGTTTTATGACCATAAAGAAAATATATCAATCGATTTTTCAACCAGAAAAGTATACCTTTGTGGTTATTTCACCGATAATCCCACTCCAAAATCCATTGATATCAAGGGATTTTGGAGATAGGACATTTTTGTTTATTTTTTCACTTTTAGGTCTTTCGGTTTTTCAGGCAGTTGCTTCATTAATTCTTCGGTTATTTGGCCAGTAGATGTTTCAATCTCAACGAAGGGGTTCAGCCTATAATTAATAGAGAGCATGAAGTCATTATCTTTGCTATAAGTTAACTTAATCTTATCAATGAATGTTAAGCACAATGTTCTTAATTCGTTATTTAGTAATGAGGAGATATCAGCTTTTTTGAAATGAGAATATACCTCAAGCAAAGCCATGTCGTTGTTTAGTAATTCAATCTTTTCAATTGCTTGATTAATTTTAAGCTTTTCCTTCTTTATTAGTTCTTTAGAGCTTTTGAAGATAGTTTCAATATCTTCTTGTTCTTCTTGTTGACTTATCATTCGCTTATTAAAGAGAATTCGCTCTTCAGTTTGTTCTACTGATTTTTTCCAAGCTTTTAATGTTTTCATCCAACCTGTTAGGGCAGACTTACTTTCTTCTATCATTTGGTGCAGATTTGATGTCCATTTCTTTGACAAATCAGATTTAACTTCTTTATGAATGTCATCGACTTTAACATTAACTTTACAGTTTTCGCACCGATACACTTGATATTTCCCTTCTTTTCCTTTTGGTGAATTGTCCTTTGTCTTGAACGCTGTGTTACATTTGCCGCAATACAAAAGGTTTCTAAGGAAAAATGGTGTTTCTAGTTTACCGTATCTTTTCTTATAGCTTTTAACTTGTGTAACAACTGAAAACATTACAGGAGAAATTATTGGATCATGTACATCTTTAAATGGCTCCAGATCTTCACTTTTCATTTCACACAGGGATGATTTTGATTGCTTTACAGACCAACTAAGGTGACCTGCATACACAATATTCTTTAGGATGTAATCAACAGTACTGCTATGCCATTGGCTTATATGCTTTGTTTTAACTTTTTCATCATTTAAAATATCTTTAATTTTTTCATTTGAATAGCCCCAAGATGCCATGTCAAATATCCTAGTAACAATCGGGGAATCTTCATTCGGTATTAATAAACCTTCGACTAAATCATATCCAACAGGTGTTCTTGTACCTGGACGACTAGGTTTATCAGAATCATTATTTGCGAGAATACTAAGTTGTGCATCTTTGGCTCGTTTAGATTTAATACTCGATTCTTCATTTGCAAAAACCAATTTGGCTTGGACTAAAGGATCGTTTGGATCCCACTCACCACTGGCTGATTCTGAACTAAAGAATTTCACATGTGGATATTGCTCTTTAATAGGAAGATATATATCCCGCTGAAAGTCATGAATTCTGCGAGTTATACGAGATTCATCATAAAAAAATATTGCTTCAACATCTTTTGCATCATTTAGAAGTAACTGCATTTTTTTCCGTTTAGATGCTCTCTTTCTGAAGCCACTTACTGCTTCATCAAATCTCCATAAGATTATTTCATAACCTTCTTGTCTGGCCTTCTCAGAAATCATTCTTTTTTGAATCTCTTCTGAGTGATTCTCTTTTTGTCTATTGTCTGAAATGCGTAAGTAACCTACAGCTGGTCGAAGTGTTGTCACTTTAAACAACTCCTTTCTCTTTAATTAGAGAGTATAGATCTATTTCAAAATAATCTTGATGAACCTTAACATTCTTAATTAGGAGCTCTATTAAAACTTCCAGTTCAGATTTTGTTAGATTATCGAGAGAAGGTTGTACTATTTGGGATATTGTTTTTAGTTCATTTTTCAATGATTGTACCGAAGTGATTTCATGATTAATTTCATCTATCTCAGTATTTGTTCTTTGAATTTCCATCTTCAATTTCTCGTACATAGTGTGAAAATTACTGGCTAACAACAACATTGATTTGTTAAGTAGCTGTTCTTTATGTTGTTTCTGATAAGTCAGATTATCTATTACACCGCGGAGATGCATTTTGAAAATAGACTCATATTCTTTTAAAACAAATTGCTCTGTTTCTTTCAGAATTGTTTCTTCAATAATCCTATTAAATTCATCCAATTCGACTACTACCTTCTTATGTCGGAAGCTGCATACAAAATAAGAAGGTTTGTCCAGCACTTTTTTGAACACCATGTTCTTATTGCAAACTCCGCAAATAGGGTTAAGTATCATCTTATCTCTTGCCCGTATGACTGTCTCATTGTATTCTTTAATAAATTTATTAAGAATAGCTTGGACCTCTTCAAACATTTCCAGCGAAATAATTTCATCAACATGATGGAGTTCATCATAACCATAATCAGTGAGGCAATACCCTGCGTAAAATGGCCTTTGTAAGATTTTCATTACTTTTCTATGACCATTTAACTCTTTCCCATACTTCGTCAGAACACTTACAAACTCTTCCTTTGTTTGAACCTGGCTAAATTCCTTGAATAATGATCTGATAATAATACTTCGGTTATTATCTAAAGAGAAACGTACTTTTGTACTACCATTCTCTAATAATTCTTCAATGCGTTCGAAACCAATTAT includes the following:
- a CDS encoding competence protein CoiA family protein, with the protein product MREALHVIDNEVYRLPYLAGKDEVENYKKLAKKEIYKCPYCEAKLIVKNGDQRGLYFSHQHSEACMESRVIEKAEKRYSKQTERETKRHSVIVDIIHDELKVKSKINKGLYVNNGYREKSDWKEYPDIYVKSLEKEYAISVITNVNALDDTSLAQKVKARHNYFIDKGLEPIWFVERNEQAIEREKNSIILWHAELTISSKTQEDIEWESLIAAEVKNNGMFFNLFNYPGFITHSNIDVNSLYYIFDNGGNVVVKVQRVIKDRTDKPYRAFLINEGYEIPFSEALVIEDGFKLSNKTIENDNRINFLEILQTKRKLHEEYLRNEEEKEKRKFEEAERERKQKKELQEIRLKELINQRKKEKVSTVLSYNDLKSLLKKKIGLTQKEQMELWTKYMLGKIGPSNSKVVWEIVTTNNCENFNDLKAVLDNIYFK
- a CDS encoding type II restriction endonuclease encodes the protein MAKHSRHGTRNTYRFVPVKDFSNNSDIDWSAPVQELDKQLYEKYGLSVEEINHIERKIKAM
- a CDS encoding recombinase family protein — its product is MKKKRAFGYKRRSPRSEKDFGNTSLEKQEDEIIKYCEMNDIELVDVYVDDLKSGSSFKGRDGFIEMYNRVVKEEEDIDYIIVYKQDRLSRDPLDTLYFMKQLNAIDKHIICIADSINTEDPTAKILVHVLSLVAELEREFISFRTNSGMEKKAEDGDFLGGKIYGYEVINKKLSILPDEAKIVKYIFDKYVSENWGYKKIAGNLNIQGVKTKHKKEWTTTAIKTILQNQIYIGNIKWRGKYTKGQHTRIIEQTLWDQVKFVMQARSFIPQKKNPGSYPLSGLLRCPQCKGIMVQGNSNPQNKYYQCNKNKCSGSSVCKSNLVKKEYAEEYVLQDFLHRLKNKVSASVVYSVIKSILNYELNPLENEASNLKKQIEKLEREMLKIMEHSSDPLLNLDREMIRTQLVRKQNEIIKIKTIHADITMQIELKQNDSIMDIIEFSIKNFEDFYHTLSDDEKKLFFHSVIKEVHVTEEEKPKDRRIKEVIYHFDLEELNRIVKS
- a CDS encoding recombinase family protein; this translates as MKKKRAVGYRRRIPKSEKDFGNTSLEKQEDEIIKYCEMNGIELVVVYVNDLKSGNSLKGRIFYTTFRINNQHSHQLEINLRSRSEESI
- a CDS encoding recombinase family protein → MNVRLRRLIQLIEVGLVKVVMVDSLIRISRDVNQIMSFGSLIEKHNAKVIVLDGAEVYRIKIYLETTNKRITMKTGNLSYFLA
- a CDS encoding iron-containing alcohol dehydrogenase: MEEKVIDMEYLTKYVSRELGISIDIINQIFDSEFDYYSALGLVEDESSSSDELGETNVVYMDELIDFINNRTNIPKTIIESVLDEEDKYMKRLDLIEGL
- a CDS encoding recombinase family protein codes for the protein MTTLRPAVGYLRISDNRQKENHSEEIQKRMISEKARQEGYEIILWRFDEAVSGFRKRASKRKKMQLLLNDAKDVEAIFFYDESRITRRIHDFQRDIYLPIKEQYPHVKFFSSESASGEWDPNDPLVQAKLVFANEESSIKSKRAKDAQLSILANNDSDKPSRPGTRTPVGYDLVEGLLIPNEDSPIVTRIFDMASWGYSNEKIKDILNDEKVKTKHISQWHSSTVDYILKNIVYAGHLSWSVKQSKSSLCEMKSEDLEPFKDVHDPIISPVMFSVVTQVKSYKKRYGKLETPFFLRNLLYCGKCNTAFKTKDNSPKGKEGKYQVYRCENCKVNVKVDDIHKEVKSDLSKKWTSNLHQMIEESKSALTGWMKTLKAWKKSVEQTEERILFNKRMISQQEEQEDIETIFKSSKELIKKEKLKINQAIEKIELLNNDMALLEVYSHFKKADISSLLNNELRTLCLTFIDKIKLTYSKDNDFMLSINYRLNPFVEIETSTGQITEELMKQLPEKPKDLKVKK
- a CDS encoding recombinase family protein; amino-acid sequence: MQKKLVVVYTRVSSSSQNLREQRDAAKKVLKARGINEDEVLFLEDFNVSATKNDANNRPAYKKLLKLIKEGRVALVIIYARDRVQRDFYEASEFNEVVNFYGVEVIYTATNEIPFIKNSSIENFYGIFSQQEGKNIGRRTSDATKRYPGKIIGFERIEELLENGSTKVRFSLDNNRSIIIRSLFKEFSQVQTKEEFVSVLTKYGKELNGHRKVMKILQRPFYAGYCLTDYGYDELHHVDEIISLEMFEEVQAILNKFIKEYNETVIRARDKMILNPICGVCNKNMVFKKVLDKPSYFVCSFRHKKVVVELDEFNRIIEETILKETEQFVLKEYESIFKMHLRGVIDNLTYQKQHKEQLLNKSMLLLASNFHTMYEKLKMEIQRTNTEIDEINHEITSVQSLKNELKTISQIVQPSLDNLTKSELEVLIELLIKNVKVHQDYFEIDLYSLIKEKGVV